The Flavobacterium sp. IMCC34852 genome contains the following window.
TGTACATTTTTAAAAAAAACAAATCAAAGGGCTTTTTCTTACTGTAATATTCGGTTCCAGCTAACTAATGTATAAAAAAAACGATTAAGTAAGAAAAAAATGTCTTTATTGAATTTTAAAATCTAATAATCAGCACTATATAAAAACGCCTAAAAAAGAATTATACTCGTTTGCACTTCTATTTTGCCAGATTTCAAATCTTGATTGCTCCACCAGATTTTATTAACAAAATAGCCGCTTTTTTTGGTTAATAAAATAGTAGCTTAACTGCTTTTATTATTGGCTTTTTTTTTGTCAATTAGCTGACAGTACTTTTAGGCGGAATGATTTTTGTTAGAACCATTCATTATAACTAAATTTACAATACCAATAATATATTTATATGGATGATAATTTTTCACCAAGAGTCAAAGATGTTATAACCTACAGCAAGGAAGAAGCGTTGCGCTTAGGCCATGATTTTATTGGTACAGAACATTTGATGCTTGGTATCCTGAGAGATGGAAATGGTAAAGCGATTGCTATTCTAAACAACCTGTCTATAGATTTAGATCATTTGAGAAAAAAGGTCGAAATTTTAAGCCCGGCCAACCCTAATGTAGAAATCAGCAACGAAAAGAAAAATTTACACTTGACTCGTCAAGCGGAACGCGCCTTAAAGACAACGTTCTTAGAAGCCAAAGTATTCCAAGCTACTTCAATTAGTACTGCTCATTTACTTTTGTGCATTCTGAGAAACGAGAATGACCCAACAACCAAACTGCTACATCGTCTGAAAATAGACTATAATGTAGTTAAAGAACAATATTTAAACATGACACCAAACGAAGAAGATTTTACAGACAACTTGCCAAGAAACGAGTCATTCAATGACGATTCCGGTCAAGATGACAGTTTGAAAGAAGGCAGTTTCAACAATCCGGCGAACAAGACTAATAAAAAATCAAAAACTCCGGTTTTGGATAATTTTGGCCGCGACTTAACCGAATTGGCTGAAGAAGGCAAACTCGACCCGGTTGTAGGTCGAGAAAAAGAAATTGAGCGCGTGTCTCAAATCTTAAGCCGAAGAAAGAAAAATAACCCGCTGCTAATCGGAGAACCCGGAGTTGGTAAATCTGCCATCGCCGAAGGTTTGGCGCTACGCATCATTCAAAAGAAAGTCTCTCGAATTCTTTTCAATAAAAGAGTAGTTACTTTAGATTTGGCTTCATTAGTGGCCGGTACCAAATACCGAGGACAATTCGAAGAAAGAATGAAAGCCGTAATGAACGAATTAGAGAAAAACGATGACATCATTTTATTCATTGACGAAATTCATACCATCGTCGGAGCCGGTGGAGCTACAGGTTCATTAGATGCGTCAAACATGTTCAAACCGGCGTTAGCCCGTGGCGAAATCCAATGTATTGGTGCTACCACTTTGGATGAGTACAGACAATACATTGAAAAAGACGGCGCGTTAGAAAGACGTTTCCAAAAAGTAATCGTTGAACCAACATCAGTTGAAGAAACCATTACTATTTTAAACAACATCAAAAACAAATACGAAGACCATCACAACGTAATTTACACCGACGAAGCTATCGAAGCATGTGTGAAATTGACCAATAGATACATGTCAGAACGCTTCCTTCCGGACAAGGCTATTGACGCTTTAGACGAAGCCGGTTCTCGTGTTCACATCACCAATATCGACGTGCCGAAACAAATTTTAGACTTAGAACGCCAACTGGAAGAAGTACGCGAATTGAAAAACTCTGTCGTTAAAAAACAGAAATACGAAGAAGCAGCCAAATTGCGTGATGACGAAAAACGATTGGAAAAAGATTTAGCCATCGCACAAGAACAATGGGAAGAAGATTCCAAAAGCAACCGAATTCGGGTAACCGAAGATAATGTAGCTGATGTGGTTTCGATGATGACCGGAATTCCGGTCAATCGTATTGCCCAAACCGAAAGCAATAAATTAGCCCATTTGCCTGATTTAATTAAAGGAAAAGTAATCGGTCAGGATGAAGCGGTAACCAAAATTGCCCGCTCTATCCAACGCAATCGCGCCGGTCTAAAAGATCCGAATCGTCCGATTGGTTCGTTTATTTTCTTGGGTTCAACCGGTGTCGGAAAAACACAATTGGCCAAAGTGTTGGCCAAAGAGTTATTCGATTCTGAAGATGCGTTAATTCGAATCGACATGAGTGAATACATGGAAAAATTTGCCATCTCCCGATTAATCGGTGCGCCTCCGGGCTACGTGGGTTATGAAGAAGGCGGACAATTAACCGAAAAAGTGCGCAGAAAACCCTACTGTGTGGTTTTATTGGATGAAATCGAAAAAGCACACCCGGACGTATTCAATATGATGTTACAGGTTTTAGATGACGGTTATTTGACAGATAGTTTAGGGCGTAAAATCGACTTCAAAAACACCATTATCATAATGACTTCCAATGTTGGAGCTCGCCAATTGAAAGACTTCGGACAAGGCGTTGGTTTTGGTACTTCCGCTAAAGTGGCGCAAGCCGATGAACATTCGAAAAGCGTGATTGAAAATGCCTTGAAAAAAACTTTTGCCCCTGAATTCTTAAACAGAATTGACGATGTAATTGTATTCAATCC
Protein-coding sequences here:
- a CDS encoding ATP-dependent Clp protease ATP-binding subunit gives rise to the protein MDDNFSPRVKDVITYSKEEALRLGHDFIGTEHLMLGILRDGNGKAIAILNNLSIDLDHLRKKVEILSPANPNVEISNEKKNLHLTRQAERALKTTFLEAKVFQATSISTAHLLLCILRNENDPTTKLLHRLKIDYNVVKEQYLNMTPNEEDFTDNLPRNESFNDDSGQDDSLKEGSFNNPANKTNKKSKTPVLDNFGRDLTELAEEGKLDPVVGREKEIERVSQILSRRKKNNPLLIGEPGVGKSAIAEGLALRIIQKKVSRILFNKRVVTLDLASLVAGTKYRGQFEERMKAVMNELEKNDDIILFIDEIHTIVGAGGATGSLDASNMFKPALARGEIQCIGATTLDEYRQYIEKDGALERRFQKVIVEPTSVEETITILNNIKNKYEDHHNVIYTDEAIEACVKLTNRYMSERFLPDKAIDALDEAGSRVHITNIDVPKQILDLERQLEEVRELKNSVVKKQKYEEAAKLRDDEKRLEKDLAIAQEQWEEDSKSNRIRVTEDNVADVVSMMTGIPVNRIAQTESNKLAHLPDLIKGKVIGQDEAVTKIARSIQRNRAGLKDPNRPIGSFIFLGSTGVGKTQLAKVLAKELFDSEDALIRIDMSEYMEKFAISRLIGAPPGYVGYEEGGQLTEKVRRKPYCVVLLDEIEKAHPDVFNMMLQVLDDGYLTDSLGRKIDFKNTIIIMTSNVGARQLKDFGQGVGFGTSAKVAQADEHSKSVIENALKKTFAPEFLNRIDDVIVFNPLEKHDIDLIIEIELKKLYARIEELGYKLNLSETAKAFIADKGFDKQFGARPLKRAIQKYVEDALAEEIITSKIASGDEIFMDLDETTQELTVKIQKAEKPTK